One region of Salvia miltiorrhiza cultivar Shanhuang (shh) chromosome 3, IMPLAD_Smil_shh, whole genome shotgun sequence genomic DNA includes:
- the LOC131016064 gene encoding membrane protein of ER body-like protein isoform X1, protein MEKEEERLEPAEVEEEAAAETTPLVRKSTRKRNESKMFAKYGVEVDGGVSNGVSVKNNYAILSQNEGQHQKMEEAENESEAINGEHKIQENESVVENEAEATNGENNSENLVFHDKVEGIWKCRICTWTYGNGSVCVDRIQNHRGVLHNLINVKTLNFISQGLGVNPISTYMCKTLIVEGPARTNHDILSLDPTIQSNGTSVVNNQLKEKVEENDVPSSNLPLCDSSSQEGLGVNPISTYVRKTLILERPAHTKHDVSSLEGNGFPSSNLRPSDSSSEEDLVAGVNSTSTYIIREPFLKGPAIEFNGASVINNPHEEEVEGNGFPSSNLRPSDSSSEEDLVAGVNSTSTYIIREPFLKGPAIEFNGASVINNPHEEEVEGNGFPSSNLRPSDSSSEEDLVAGVNSTSTYIIREPFLKGPAIEFNGASVISNQYEEEVESNGISSSFQEGRTSYEPSEEIKPAETELINEDDLEITESDVERVIQKQTTHDLYCPNCKSCITKRVILSKRKRRIRITDEEVKRPKTGTAAVGAVSSEDQVYQEGGVDNDDAQTPTIDEDERERGPAIFRCLSCFSIFIPTGDGFKLFPSFGGKRVKDNAQDEQAPGIKKNWFDIFIPYRQKAPVEKGSSSETNVQQVSSAIPSSDPAHESGLPLVLQDTGSPTRAPEQLEGTTGKTNTHEGRDLTLPDLYNVLKLPLLVDAMKSDVLAADQQMESKPGREVHTSLDKDIVQLSTPLVSTAEDVDGTLNISVSIPHDEQDVTATIVTTSIIDSRNVDSRSSDSGEVYPDEVPQQMTTTTTFEFHHDKPLRTGITSDIGDAPAAQGAGNETRITIDTHPPVLPCIDEGITPPIVVSQSGTQTTTADSEGRRAREERKVEVIKSIVYGGLAETMTSLSVVSSAAGGGATTLNVLTLGAANLIGGLFIIAHNLWDLRCDRVEEQLSNQITEQADRYRQLLGRRQNFALHAVLVIISYIMFGLVPPVLYGFSFRGSDDKQLKLLMVAAASLVCIVMLTVGKVYVQRPPKSYFKTVMTFLILGISVSGVSYAAGGLVERLLVKLGLFGPSSAAPNLFVPEMTPVGSGWASY, encoded by the exons ATGGAAAAGGAAGAAGAGAGGCTGGAGCCGGCAGAGGTGGAGGAGGAAGCAGCTGCGGAAACCACTCCATTAGTGAGAAAATCGACAAGAAAGAGAAATGAGAGCAAAATGTTTGCAAAATATGGTGTTGAAGTTGATGGTGGAGTGAGTAATGGAGTCTCTGTGAAAAATAACTACGCAATTCTGTCTCAAAATGAAGGACAACACCAGAAAATGGAGGAGGCTGAAAATGAGTCGGAAGCCATTAATGGTGAGCACAAAATACAGGAGAATGAAAGTGTTGTTGAGAATGAAGCAGAAGCCACAAATGGCGAGAACAATTCAGAGAATCTTGTTTTCCATGACAAAGTTGAAG GAATATGGAAGTGTCGAATCTGCACTTGGACATATGGCAATGGAAGTGTCTGTGTTGATCGTATTCAAAATCATAGAGGAGTGTTGCATAACCTGATCAATGTCAaaactttaaattttatatctcaAG GTTTAGGTGTTAACCCTATATCTACATATATGTGTAAGACGCTAATCGTGGAAGGTCCTGCACGTACAAACCATGACATCTTATCTCTTGATCCCACTATTCAGTCCAATGGTACTTCTGTAGTAAACAATCAACTCAAGGAAAAGGTGGAGGAGAATGATGTTCCTAGTTCAAATCTTCCGCTTTGTGACAGTTCATCTCAAGAAG GCTTAGGTGTTAATCCTATATCTACGTATGTTCGTAAGACGCTAATCTTGGAACGCCCTGCACATACAAAACATGACGTCTCTTCTCTTGAGGGGAACGGCTTTCCTAGTTCAAATCTTCGGCCTTCTGACAGTTCATCAGAAGAAG ATTTGGTTGCAGGTGTTAATTCTACATCTACATATATTATAAGGGAGCCATTCCTGAAAGGTCCTGCTATTGAGTTCAATGGTGCTTCTGTAATAAACAATCCACACGAGGAGGAGGTTGAGGGGAACGGCTTTCCTAGTTCAAATCTTCGGCCTTCTGACAGTTCATCAGAAGAAG ATTTGGTTGCAGGTGTTAATTCTACATCTACATATATTATAAGGGAGCCATTCCTGAAAGGTCCTGCTATTGAGTTCAATGGTGCTTCTGTAATAAACAATCCACACGAGGAGGAGGTTGAGGGGAACGGCTTTCCTAGTTCAAATCTTCGGCCTTCTGACAGTTCATCAGAAGAAG ATTTGGTTGCAGGTGTTAATTCTACATCTACATATATTATAAGGGAGCCATTCCTGAAAGGTCCTGCTATTGAGTTCAATGGTGCTTCTGTGATAAGCAATCAATACGAGGAAGAGGTTGAGAGTAACGGCATTTCTAGTTCGTTTCAAGAaggtagaacgagttatgagcCCTCTGAAGAGATCAAACCTGCAGAAACAGAGCTGATAAATGAGGATGATCTGGAAATAACAGAATCAGACGTTGAAAGAGTAATACAGAAGCAAACCACACATGATCTCTACTGTCCCAATTGCAAGTCTTGTATCACAAAGAGGGTGATTCTTAGCAAAAGAAAGCGCAGGATAAGGATTACCGATGAGGAGGTTAAGCGTCCCAAAACAGGAACTGCAGCCGTAGGTGCTGTTTCGTCCGAGGATCAAGTTTATCAAGAAGGGGGAGTTGATAATGACGATGCTCAAACACCAACAATAGATGAAGATGAACGTGAGAGGGGGCCTGCTATATTTAGATGCTTATCATGCTTCAGCATTTTCATTCCAACTG GGGACGGGTTCAAATTGTTCCCATCATTTGGTGGCAAAAGAGTGAAAGATAATGCACAGGACGAGCAAGCACCGGGCATAAAAAAGAACTGGTTCGACATATTTATACCATATAGGCAGAAAGCACCCGTTGAGAAAG GAAGTAGTTCTGAGACAAACGTGCAACAAGTTAGCTCAGCCATTCCGTCGTCTGACCCTGCTCATGAAAGTGGTCTACCTTTAGTTTTACAAGATACTGGCTCACCTACTCGTGCTCCTGAACAACTTGAGGGAACTACTGGGAAAACTAATACACACGAAGGCCGGGATCTAACTCTTCCTGACCTATACAATGTTCTAAAGCTCCCGTTGTTAGTAG ATGCTATGAAGTCCGATGTGTTAGCCGCAGATCAACAAATGGAATCAAAACCTGGCCGAGAAGTTCACACCAGTCTAGATAAGGACATCGTCCAGCTCTCAACGCCATTAGTTTCAACGGCTGAAGATGTGGATGGCACATTGAACATTTCGGTATCTATTCCTCACGACGAGCAAGATGTTACAGCCACTATTGTGACTACATCAATCATTGACAGCAGAAATGTCGATTCCAGAAGCAGTGATAGCG GTGAGGTCTACCCTGATGAAGTGCCTCAGCAGATGACCACTACAACGACGTTCGAATTCCATCATGACAAGCCACTCAGAACTGGGATCACTTCAGATATAGGAGATGCACCAGCTGCACAAG GTGCAGGCAACGAAACCAGAATAACTATAGATACGCATCCACCTGTGTTGCCTTGTATTGATGAAGGCATAACCCCTCCTATAGTAGTATCCCAGTCGGGAACTCAAACTACTACTGCTGATAGCGAAGGACGTAGAGCTAGAGAAGAACGCAAAGTTGAAGTGATCAAAAGCATAGTTTATGGTGGGCTTGCAGAGACCATGACTAGCCTTAGCGTCGTATCATCAGCCGCTGGTGGTGGTGCGACCACAT TGAATGTGTTGACTCTGGGAGCTGCAAATCTGATTGGAGGTCTTTTTATCATTGCTCACAAT CTGTGGGATTTAAGATGTGACCGTGTCGAGGAGCAGCTCTCCAACCAAATAACCGAGCAAGCGGATCGTTACAGACAGCTCCTAGGCCGGAGACAGAATTTTGCGCTGCATGCTGTACTCGTCATAATATCATACATCATGTTCGGCTTGGTGCCTCCAGTTTTGTATGGCTTCTCGTTCCGTGGGTCGGACGACAAACAGCTGAAGCTTTTGATGGTAGCAGCAGCTTCTCTAGTCTGCATAGTTATGCTAACAGTTGGAAAGGTCTATGTGCAGAGACCCCCAAAGTCTTACTTTAAAACAGTCATGACCTTCCTGATTCTCGGGATCTCGGTCTCGGGTGTGTCGTATGCCGCTGGCGGATTAGTCGAGCGCCTGCTGGTGAAGCTCGGGCTGTTTGGGCCGAGCTCAGCAGCTCCCAACTTGTTTGTGCCGGAGATGACACCAGTTGGCTCAGGATGGGCCTCTTACTGA
- the LOC131016064 gene encoding membrane protein of ER body-like protein isoform X16: MCKTLIVEGPARTNHDILSLDPTIQSNGTSVVNNQLKEKVEENDVPSSNLPLCDSSSQEGLGVNPISTYVRKTLILERPAHTKHDVSSLEGNGFPSSNLRPSDSSSEEDLVAGVNSTSTYIIREPFLKGPAIEFNGASVINNPHEEEVEGNGFPSSNLRPSDSSSEEDLVAGVNSTSTYIIREPFLKGPAIEFNGASVINNPHEEEVEGNGFPSSNLRPSDSSSEEDLVAGVNSTSTYIIREPFLKGPAIEFNGASVISNQYEEEVESNGISSSFQEGRTSYEPSEEIKPAETELINEDDLEITESDVERVIQKQTTHDLYCPNCKSCITKRVILSKRKRRIRITDEEVKRPKTGTAAVGAVSSEDQVYQEGGVDNDDAQTPTIDEDERERGPAIFRCLSCFSIFIPTGDGFKLFPSFGGKRVKDNAQDEQAPGIKKNWFDIFIPYRQKAPVEKGSSSETNVQQVSSAIPSSDPAHESGLPLVLQDTGSPTRAPEQLEGTTGKTNTHEGRDLTLPDLYNVLKLPLLVDAMKSDVLAADQQMESKPGREVHTSLDKDIVQLSTPLVSTAEDVDGTLNISVSIPHDEQDVTATIVTTSIIDSRNVDSRSSDSGEVYPDEVPQQMTTTTTFEFHHDKPLRTGITSDIGDAPAAQGAGNETRITIDTHPPVLPCIDEGITPPIVVSQSGTQTTTADSEGRRAREERKVEVIKSIVYGGLAETMTSLSVVSSAAGGGATTLNVLTLGAANLIGGLFIIAHNLWDLRCDRVEEQLSNQITEQADRYRQLLGRRQNFALHAVLVIISYIMFGLVPPVLYGFSFRGSDDKQLKLLMVAAASLVCIVMLTVGKVYVQRPPKSYFKTVMTFLILGISVSGVSYAAGGLVERLLVKLGLFGPSSAAPNLFVPEMTPVGSGWASY; this comes from the exons ATGTGTAAGACGCTAATCGTGGAAGGTCCTGCACGTACAAACCATGACATCTTATCTCTTGATCCCACTATTCAGTCCAATGGTACTTCTGTAGTAAACAATCAACTCAAGGAAAAGGTGGAGGAGAATGATGTTCCTAGTTCAAATCTTCCGCTTTGTGACAGTTCATCTCAAGAAG GCTTAGGTGTTAATCCTATATCTACGTATGTTCGTAAGACGCTAATCTTGGAACGCCCTGCACATACAAAACATGACGTCTCTTCTCTTGAGGGGAACGGCTTTCCTAGTTCAAATCTTCGGCCTTCTGACAGTTCATCAGAAGAAG ATTTGGTTGCAGGTGTTAATTCTACATCTACATATATTATAAGGGAGCCATTCCTGAAAGGTCCTGCTATTGAGTTCAATGGTGCTTCTGTAATAAACAATCCACACGAGGAGGAGGTTGAGGGGAACGGCTTTCCTAGTTCAAATCTTCGGCCTTCTGACAGTTCATCAGAAGAAG ATTTGGTTGCAGGTGTTAATTCTACATCTACATATATTATAAGGGAGCCATTCCTGAAAGGTCCTGCTATTGAGTTCAATGGTGCTTCTGTAATAAACAATCCACACGAGGAGGAGGTTGAGGGGAACGGCTTTCCTAGTTCAAATCTTCGGCCTTCTGACAGTTCATCAGAAGAAG ATTTGGTTGCAGGTGTTAATTCTACATCTACATATATTATAAGGGAGCCATTCCTGAAAGGTCCTGCTATTGAGTTCAATGGTGCTTCTGTGATAAGCAATCAATACGAGGAAGAGGTTGAGAGTAACGGCATTTCTAGTTCGTTTCAAGAaggtagaacgagttatgagcCCTCTGAAGAGATCAAACCTGCAGAAACAGAGCTGATAAATGAGGATGATCTGGAAATAACAGAATCAGACGTTGAAAGAGTAATACAGAAGCAAACCACACATGATCTCTACTGTCCCAATTGCAAGTCTTGTATCACAAAGAGGGTGATTCTTAGCAAAAGAAAGCGCAGGATAAGGATTACCGATGAGGAGGTTAAGCGTCCCAAAACAGGAACTGCAGCCGTAGGTGCTGTTTCGTCCGAGGATCAAGTTTATCAAGAAGGGGGAGTTGATAATGACGATGCTCAAACACCAACAATAGATGAAGATGAACGTGAGAGGGGGCCTGCTATATTTAGATGCTTATCATGCTTCAGCATTTTCATTCCAACTG GGGACGGGTTCAAATTGTTCCCATCATTTGGTGGCAAAAGAGTGAAAGATAATGCACAGGACGAGCAAGCACCGGGCATAAAAAAGAACTGGTTCGACATATTTATACCATATAGGCAGAAAGCACCCGTTGAGAAAG GAAGTAGTTCTGAGACAAACGTGCAACAAGTTAGCTCAGCCATTCCGTCGTCTGACCCTGCTCATGAAAGTGGTCTACCTTTAGTTTTACAAGATACTGGCTCACCTACTCGTGCTCCTGAACAACTTGAGGGAACTACTGGGAAAACTAATACACACGAAGGCCGGGATCTAACTCTTCCTGACCTATACAATGTTCTAAAGCTCCCGTTGTTAGTAG ATGCTATGAAGTCCGATGTGTTAGCCGCAGATCAACAAATGGAATCAAAACCTGGCCGAGAAGTTCACACCAGTCTAGATAAGGACATCGTCCAGCTCTCAACGCCATTAGTTTCAACGGCTGAAGATGTGGATGGCACATTGAACATTTCGGTATCTATTCCTCACGACGAGCAAGATGTTACAGCCACTATTGTGACTACATCAATCATTGACAGCAGAAATGTCGATTCCAGAAGCAGTGATAGCG GTGAGGTCTACCCTGATGAAGTGCCTCAGCAGATGACCACTACAACGACGTTCGAATTCCATCATGACAAGCCACTCAGAACTGGGATCACTTCAGATATAGGAGATGCACCAGCTGCACAAG GTGCAGGCAACGAAACCAGAATAACTATAGATACGCATCCACCTGTGTTGCCTTGTATTGATGAAGGCATAACCCCTCCTATAGTAGTATCCCAGTCGGGAACTCAAACTACTACTGCTGATAGCGAAGGACGTAGAGCTAGAGAAGAACGCAAAGTTGAAGTGATCAAAAGCATAGTTTATGGTGGGCTTGCAGAGACCATGACTAGCCTTAGCGTCGTATCATCAGCCGCTGGTGGTGGTGCGACCACAT TGAATGTGTTGACTCTGGGAGCTGCAAATCTGATTGGAGGTCTTTTTATCATTGCTCACAAT CTGTGGGATTTAAGATGTGACCGTGTCGAGGAGCAGCTCTCCAACCAAATAACCGAGCAAGCGGATCGTTACAGACAGCTCCTAGGCCGGAGACAGAATTTTGCGCTGCATGCTGTACTCGTCATAATATCATACATCATGTTCGGCTTGGTGCCTCCAGTTTTGTATGGCTTCTCGTTCCGTGGGTCGGACGACAAACAGCTGAAGCTTTTGATGGTAGCAGCAGCTTCTCTAGTCTGCATAGTTATGCTAACAGTTGGAAAGGTCTATGTGCAGAGACCCCCAAAGTCTTACTTTAAAACAGTCATGACCTTCCTGATTCTCGGGATCTCGGTCTCGGGTGTGTCGTATGCCGCTGGCGGATTAGTCGAGCGCCTGCTGGTGAAGCTCGGGCTGTTTGGGCCGAGCTCAGCAGCTCCCAACTTGTTTGTGCCGGAGATGACACCAGTTGGCTCAGGATGGGCCTCTTACTGA
- the LOC131016064 gene encoding membrane protein of ER body-like protein isoform X2 produces MEKEEERLEPAEVEEEAAAETTPLVRKSTRKRNESKMFAKYGVEVDGGVSNGVSVKNNYAILSQNEGQHQKMEEAENESEAINGEHKIQENESVVENEAEATNGENNSENLVFHDKVEGIWKCRICTWTYGNGSVCVDRIQNHRGVLHNLINVKTLNFISQGLGVNPISTYMCKTLIVEGPARTNHDILSLDPTIQSNGTSVVNNQLKEKVEENDVPSSNLPLCDSSSQEGLGVNPISTYVRKTLILERPAHTKHDVSSLEGNGFPSSNLRPSDSSSEEGVNSTSTYIIREPFLKGPAIEFNGASVINNPHEEEVEGNGFPSSNLRPSDSSSEEDLVAGVNSTSTYIIREPFLKGPAIEFNGASVINNPHEEEVEGNGFPSSNLRPSDSSSEEDLVAGVNSTSTYIIREPFLKGPAIEFNGASVISNQYEEEVESNGISSSFQEGRTSYEPSEEIKPAETELINEDDLEITESDVERVIQKQTTHDLYCPNCKSCITKRVILSKRKRRIRITDEEVKRPKTGTAAVGAVSSEDQVYQEGGVDNDDAQTPTIDEDERERGPAIFRCLSCFSIFIPTGDGFKLFPSFGGKRVKDNAQDEQAPGIKKNWFDIFIPYRQKAPVEKGSSSETNVQQVSSAIPSSDPAHESGLPLVLQDTGSPTRAPEQLEGTTGKTNTHEGRDLTLPDLYNVLKLPLLVDAMKSDVLAADQQMESKPGREVHTSLDKDIVQLSTPLVSTAEDVDGTLNISVSIPHDEQDVTATIVTTSIIDSRNVDSRSSDSGEVYPDEVPQQMTTTTTFEFHHDKPLRTGITSDIGDAPAAQGAGNETRITIDTHPPVLPCIDEGITPPIVVSQSGTQTTTADSEGRRAREERKVEVIKSIVYGGLAETMTSLSVVSSAAGGGATTLNVLTLGAANLIGGLFIIAHNLWDLRCDRVEEQLSNQITEQADRYRQLLGRRQNFALHAVLVIISYIMFGLVPPVLYGFSFRGSDDKQLKLLMVAAASLVCIVMLTVGKVYVQRPPKSYFKTVMTFLILGISVSGVSYAAGGLVERLLVKLGLFGPSSAAPNLFVPEMTPVGSGWASY; encoded by the exons ATGGAAAAGGAAGAAGAGAGGCTGGAGCCGGCAGAGGTGGAGGAGGAAGCAGCTGCGGAAACCACTCCATTAGTGAGAAAATCGACAAGAAAGAGAAATGAGAGCAAAATGTTTGCAAAATATGGTGTTGAAGTTGATGGTGGAGTGAGTAATGGAGTCTCTGTGAAAAATAACTACGCAATTCTGTCTCAAAATGAAGGACAACACCAGAAAATGGAGGAGGCTGAAAATGAGTCGGAAGCCATTAATGGTGAGCACAAAATACAGGAGAATGAAAGTGTTGTTGAGAATGAAGCAGAAGCCACAAATGGCGAGAACAATTCAGAGAATCTTGTTTTCCATGACAAAGTTGAAG GAATATGGAAGTGTCGAATCTGCACTTGGACATATGGCAATGGAAGTGTCTGTGTTGATCGTATTCAAAATCATAGAGGAGTGTTGCATAACCTGATCAATGTCAaaactttaaattttatatctcaAG GTTTAGGTGTTAACCCTATATCTACATATATGTGTAAGACGCTAATCGTGGAAGGTCCTGCACGTACAAACCATGACATCTTATCTCTTGATCCCACTATTCAGTCCAATGGTACTTCTGTAGTAAACAATCAACTCAAGGAAAAGGTGGAGGAGAATGATGTTCCTAGTTCAAATCTTCCGCTTTGTGACAGTTCATCTCAAGAAG GCTTAGGTGTTAATCCTATATCTACGTATGTTCGTAAGACGCTAATCTTGGAACGCCCTGCACATACAAAACATGACGTCTCTTCTCTTGAGGGGAACGGCTTTCCTAGTTCAAATCTTCGGCCTTCTGACAGTTCATCAGAAGAAG GTGTTAATTCTACATCTACATATATTATAAGGGAGCCATTCCTGAAAGGTCCTGCTATTGAGTTCAATGGTGCTTCTGTAATAAACAATCCACACGAGGAGGAGGTTGAGGGGAACGGCTTTCCTAGTTCAAATCTTCGGCCTTCTGACAGTTCATCAGAAGAAG ATTTGGTTGCAGGTGTTAATTCTACATCTACATATATTATAAGGGAGCCATTCCTGAAAGGTCCTGCTATTGAGTTCAATGGTGCTTCTGTAATAAACAATCCACACGAGGAGGAGGTTGAGGGGAACGGCTTTCCTAGTTCAAATCTTCGGCCTTCTGACAGTTCATCAGAAGAAG ATTTGGTTGCAGGTGTTAATTCTACATCTACATATATTATAAGGGAGCCATTCCTGAAAGGTCCTGCTATTGAGTTCAATGGTGCTTCTGTGATAAGCAATCAATACGAGGAAGAGGTTGAGAGTAACGGCATTTCTAGTTCGTTTCAAGAaggtagaacgagttatgagcCCTCTGAAGAGATCAAACCTGCAGAAACAGAGCTGATAAATGAGGATGATCTGGAAATAACAGAATCAGACGTTGAAAGAGTAATACAGAAGCAAACCACACATGATCTCTACTGTCCCAATTGCAAGTCTTGTATCACAAAGAGGGTGATTCTTAGCAAAAGAAAGCGCAGGATAAGGATTACCGATGAGGAGGTTAAGCGTCCCAAAACAGGAACTGCAGCCGTAGGTGCTGTTTCGTCCGAGGATCAAGTTTATCAAGAAGGGGGAGTTGATAATGACGATGCTCAAACACCAACAATAGATGAAGATGAACGTGAGAGGGGGCCTGCTATATTTAGATGCTTATCATGCTTCAGCATTTTCATTCCAACTG GGGACGGGTTCAAATTGTTCCCATCATTTGGTGGCAAAAGAGTGAAAGATAATGCACAGGACGAGCAAGCACCGGGCATAAAAAAGAACTGGTTCGACATATTTATACCATATAGGCAGAAAGCACCCGTTGAGAAAG GAAGTAGTTCTGAGACAAACGTGCAACAAGTTAGCTCAGCCATTCCGTCGTCTGACCCTGCTCATGAAAGTGGTCTACCTTTAGTTTTACAAGATACTGGCTCACCTACTCGTGCTCCTGAACAACTTGAGGGAACTACTGGGAAAACTAATACACACGAAGGCCGGGATCTAACTCTTCCTGACCTATACAATGTTCTAAAGCTCCCGTTGTTAGTAG ATGCTATGAAGTCCGATGTGTTAGCCGCAGATCAACAAATGGAATCAAAACCTGGCCGAGAAGTTCACACCAGTCTAGATAAGGACATCGTCCAGCTCTCAACGCCATTAGTTTCAACGGCTGAAGATGTGGATGGCACATTGAACATTTCGGTATCTATTCCTCACGACGAGCAAGATGTTACAGCCACTATTGTGACTACATCAATCATTGACAGCAGAAATGTCGATTCCAGAAGCAGTGATAGCG GTGAGGTCTACCCTGATGAAGTGCCTCAGCAGATGACCACTACAACGACGTTCGAATTCCATCATGACAAGCCACTCAGAACTGGGATCACTTCAGATATAGGAGATGCACCAGCTGCACAAG GTGCAGGCAACGAAACCAGAATAACTATAGATACGCATCCACCTGTGTTGCCTTGTATTGATGAAGGCATAACCCCTCCTATAGTAGTATCCCAGTCGGGAACTCAAACTACTACTGCTGATAGCGAAGGACGTAGAGCTAGAGAAGAACGCAAAGTTGAAGTGATCAAAAGCATAGTTTATGGTGGGCTTGCAGAGACCATGACTAGCCTTAGCGTCGTATCATCAGCCGCTGGTGGTGGTGCGACCACAT TGAATGTGTTGACTCTGGGAGCTGCAAATCTGATTGGAGGTCTTTTTATCATTGCTCACAAT CTGTGGGATTTAAGATGTGACCGTGTCGAGGAGCAGCTCTCCAACCAAATAACCGAGCAAGCGGATCGTTACAGACAGCTCCTAGGCCGGAGACAGAATTTTGCGCTGCATGCTGTACTCGTCATAATATCATACATCATGTTCGGCTTGGTGCCTCCAGTTTTGTATGGCTTCTCGTTCCGTGGGTCGGACGACAAACAGCTGAAGCTTTTGATGGTAGCAGCAGCTTCTCTAGTCTGCATAGTTATGCTAACAGTTGGAAAGGTCTATGTGCAGAGACCCCCAAAGTCTTACTTTAAAACAGTCATGACCTTCCTGATTCTCGGGATCTCGGTCTCGGGTGTGTCGTATGCCGCTGGCGGATTAGTCGAGCGCCTGCTGGTGAAGCTCGGGCTGTTTGGGCCGAGCTCAGCAGCTCCCAACTTGTTTGTGCCGGAGATGACACCAGTTGGCTCAGGATGGGCCTCTTACTGA